From Domibacillus sp. DTU_2020_1001157_1_SI_ALB_TIR_016, a single genomic window includes:
- a CDS encoding DoxX family membrane protein — protein sequence MKTLIRLFYGAGFLAAGIAHFKRPNGFKAIVPAFLPFNQAIVAVSGVIEVIYGAALLLNRGTSFVTKTMPAFLAAVFPANVYMAMKNIPLGEKKLPAWVLWARLPLQWLLIQGAKKMDS from the coding sequence ATGAAAACGTTAATTCGCTTATTTTACGGAGCTGGTTTTTTAGCCGCAGGCATCGCGCACTTCAAACGGCCTAACGGCTTTAAAGCGATTGTGCCGGCTTTTCTTCCCTTTAACCAAGCGATTGTCGCTGTCTCTGGCGTCATTGAAGTGATATATGGAGCCGCCCTGCTGTTGAATCGTGGCACGTCTTTTGTCACAAAAACGATGCCGGCTTTTTTAGCCGCTGTTTTTCCAGCTAATGTGTATATGGCCATGAAAAACATTCCGCTCGGCGAGAAAAAGCTTCCCGCATGGGTGCTGTGGGCCCGCCTTCCTCTTCAATGGCTGCTGATCCAGGGCGCCAAAAAAATGGATTCCTAA
- a CDS encoding methyl-accepting chemotaxis protein — protein MKWTIRKKLILSFLAVLLIPSLLIGFSAYNSAKNEIKQQMMASANENISSLDRLITDQIGKKTHDAEIYSSLVTAKSIQGEESPALRLRLDQYAKLHPEAVSIYVGTTNGIMIQEPRQELAADYDPRDRPWYKQAVEANGETVITPPYVSSSGSNVVTIARQTADKSGVIGINLTLDSITAMTDPIKVGKEGYAILLDGERHFIVHPTEEFGAEATDSLYDRLYSGESGSFDYIFNNDSKFMTFLTNEATGWKIGGTMYSSEITEATKPILWKTALTILLSLLAGAALVWAIIRSITRPLHSLKQSADTLSQGDLTQTIEAGSRRDEIGDLSRSFGLMAQNLRELIGQVDRNTEQVAAASEELTASADETTAATGHVADSIQKVAAGADQQTSAITTIVNDMEELRLGAGKIVDSAGIMAASAADTMSHAAEGEDSVRRTVAQMNEIQEHVQASDEMIKSLSGRSAEINTIIDVISSIADQTNLLALNAAIEAARAGEHGKGFSVVAGEVRKLAEQSQASAGQIAGLIDVIQKDTQRSVELMSQASKSVKTGISLSDDTSEKFSGILTGMERITPHVQDVTSIAAQVAAIVNQLTSSIHSVSDVAQNNASSAEQVAAATQEQLASLEEVNMAAKSLSVMAEELQQVVRKFTV, from the coding sequence ATGAAATGGACTATTCGCAAAAAACTTATTCTTTCATTTTTAGCCGTCCTGCTGATTCCTTCCCTTTTGATCGGCTTTTCCGCATACAACAGCGCGAAAAATGAAATCAAGCAGCAGATGATGGCCTCTGCCAATGAAAATATCTCCTCGCTTGACCGGCTCATTACCGATCAAATCGGAAAGAAAACACATGACGCAGAAATTTACAGCAGTCTCGTAACTGCCAAATCGATTCAAGGAGAAGAAAGCCCGGCTCTTCGTCTTCGCCTTGATCAATACGCGAAGCTTCATCCGGAAGCAGTCAGCATTTATGTCGGCACAACAAACGGCATCATGATACAAGAGCCGCGCCAGGAGCTGGCAGCAGACTATGATCCGAGAGACCGTCCTTGGTACAAGCAGGCAGTTGAAGCAAACGGTGAAACGGTGATTACACCTCCTTATGTTTCTTCCTCCGGCTCAAACGTCGTGACAATTGCCCGCCAGACAGCCGACAAAAGCGGGGTAATCGGGATCAATTTAACACTAGATTCTATTACAGCCATGACAGATCCGATCAAAGTCGGCAAGGAAGGCTATGCCATCCTGCTTGACGGTGAACGCCACTTTATCGTTCATCCAACCGAAGAATTTGGAGCAGAAGCAACAGACTCCCTTTACGACCGGCTGTATAGTGGCGAGTCGGGCTCTTTTGATTATATCTTCAACAATGACAGCAAGTTTATGACCTTCCTGACAAATGAAGCGACTGGCTGGAAAATCGGCGGTACCATGTATTCAAGTGAAATAACAGAAGCGACCAAGCCGATTTTATGGAAAACGGCCCTTACCATTCTTCTGTCCCTGCTTGCGGGTGCTGCGCTTGTTTGGGCGATTATCCGGTCTATTACGCGGCCGCTTCACTCATTAAAACAAAGCGCTGATACATTGAGCCAGGGCGATCTGACCCAAACGATTGAAGCGGGCAGCCGCAGGGATGAGATTGGTGATTTATCACGTTCCTTCGGTTTGATGGCACAGAATTTGCGCGAGCTCATTGGCCAGGTAGACCGTAATACAGAGCAGGTGGCAGCGGCTTCTGAAGAGTTAACCGCCTCTGCAGATGAAACAACCGCTGCAACCGGCCATGTGGCTGATTCTATTCAAAAAGTAGCTGCCGGAGCCGATCAGCAGACAAGCGCGATCACGACCATTGTAAATGATATGGAAGAACTGCGTTTGGGTGCCGGAAAAATTGTCGACAGTGCCGGCATCATGGCTGCATCTGCAGCTGATACGATGTCCCATGCTGCTGAAGGAGAAGACTCCGTCCGCCGCACAGTCGCACAAATGAACGAAATTCAAGAGCATGTGCAGGCGTCTGATGAAATGATTAAATCGTTGAGCGGGCGGTCAGCCGAAATCAATACTATCATTGATGTGATTTCTTCAATTGCCGATCAAACGAACCTGCTTGCTCTTAATGCGGCGATTGAAGCAGCCCGCGCCGGCGAGCATGGCAAAGGCTTTTCTGTGGTAGCCGGTGAAGTAAGAAAGCTGGCTGAGCAGTCACAGGCGTCTGCCGGACAAATCGCTGGATTAATTGATGTGATTCAAAAAGATACACAGCGTTCGGTTGAGCTGATGAGCCAGGCGTCTAAAAGCGTCAAAACCGGCATTTCCCTGTCGGATGATACCTCCGAAAAGTTTAGCGGCATTTTAACCGGCATGGAGCGGATTACCCCGCACGTGCAGGATGTAACATCGATCGCTGCACAGGTAGCCGCCATTGTGAACCAGCTGACATCCTCCATTCATTCCGTTTCGGATGTGGCGCAAAACAATGCGTCTAGCGCTGAACAAGTGGCAGCAGCAACGCAGGAGCAGCTTGCTTCTTTAGAGGAAGTGAATATGGCCGCGAAATCCCTGTCTGTCATGGCAGAAGAACTGCAGCAGGTTGTCCGTAAATTTACTGTTTAA
- a CDS encoding HAD hydrolase-like protein, with amino-acid sequence MRLLWDLDGTIFDTYPAILASFAAVHEAAHGTPVDRDEALRWLKKNSKLAFAHYGISEDFRAMFAELDHKQSESACLPFEGIDRVLAAAELNVIVTHRTKESTKNLLTKFGLLEYFTEIISPEEDGFPRKPDAAAYKYLHEKYGLDWAIGDRSLDLIPAREAGMKTAAFQNEDIEANVHLNVYDDSFFQKITK; translated from the coding sequence ATGAGACTACTTTGGGATTTAGATGGAACAATTTTTGATACATACCCGGCTATTTTGGCCAGCTTTGCAGCGGTTCACGAAGCGGCACACGGCACACCTGTTGACCGGGATGAGGCGCTTCGCTGGCTGAAAAAAAATTCAAAGCTGGCTTTTGCACACTATGGCATTTCAGAGGATTTCCGTGCCATGTTTGCAGAGCTGGATCATAAACAGTCAGAATCGGCCTGCCTTCCTTTCGAAGGAATTGACCGTGTGCTTGCTGCTGCAGAATTAAATGTGATTGTAACTCACCGAACGAAAGAATCAACGAAAAACCTGTTAACAAAGTTTGGCCTGCTCGAGTACTTCACCGAAATTATCAGCCCGGAGGAAGACGGATTCCCGCGCAAGCCAGATGCCGCCGCTTATAAATATCTGCATGAAAAATACGGGCTCGACTGGGCGATCGGCGACCGTTCACTCGACTTGATTCCTGCGCGGGAAGCCGGCATGAAAACGGCCGCTTTTCAAAACGAAGATATCGAAGCCAATGTTCATTTGAATGTCTACGACGATTCTTTCTTCCAAAAAATCACAAAATAA
- a CDS encoding CPCC family cysteine-rich protein — MEKYTCPCCGYKTLEEGTRDSYEICKVCYWEDDFVQNEDPDFEGGANEVSLRQAQRNFKIYGASEERFKDSVVEPSLGGYEKDENFKPL; from the coding sequence ATGGAAAAGTACACTTGTCCTTGTTGTGGCTATAAGACACTTGAAGAAGGAACACGGGATAGTTATGAAATATGTAAAGTTTGCTATTGGGAAGATGATTTCGTACAGAATGAGGACCCAGATTTTGAAGGTGGAGCTAATGAAGTATCTTTGAGACAAGCACAAAGAAATTTCAAGATTTACGGAGCAAGTGAGGAACGGTTTAAAGACAGCGTTGTAGAACCAAGCCTTGGAGGATACGAGAAAGATGAAAATTTTAAACCTCTTTAG